One window from the genome of Ideonella sp. WA131b encodes:
- a CDS encoding 2-oxoglutarate dehydrogenase E1 component, whose amino-acid sequence MMQQYRLNSYLFGGNAPYVEELYEAYLDNPGSVPDNWRAYFDNLQHVPAVDGSNSRDVAHAPVIESFAQRAKANAFALKASEADLAVARKQVHVQSLIAAYRFLGSRWADLDPLKRTERPRIPELEPSFYDLTESDLDITFSAANTYFSKSEHLTLREIVQALRQTYCGTVGAEFMHCTDPTEKRWWQERLESVRSTPSFTPDEKKHILERLTAAEGLERYLHTKYVGQKRFSLEGGESFIASMDEVVQRAGTNGVQEIVIGMAHRGRLNVLVNTLGKMPADLFAEFDHTAKEDLPAGDVKYHQGFSSDVTTPGGPVHLSLAFNPSHLEIVNPVVEGSVKARMDRRGDKEGDQVLPVLVHGDAAFAGQGVVMETLALAQTRGYYTGGTVHLVVNNQIGFTTSDPRDSRSTLYCSDVVKMIEAPVLHVNGDDPEAVVLCTRLAMDYRQHFNKDVVVDIICFRKLGHNEQDTPSLTQPLMYKKIATHPGTRKLYGEKLIAQGVLKADGADSPDGMVKAFRAAMDEGRHTADPVLTNFKSKYAVDWAPFLGKKWTDAADTALPLAEVKRLAEKITTIPGNFKLHPLVEKVIADRAAMGRGEINVDWGMGETLAYASLVASGYAVRLSGEDCGRGTFVHRHAVLHDQNREKWDTGTYVPLQNAAEGQAPFTVIDSILSEEAVLGFEYGYASAEPNTLTIWEAQFGDFVNGAQVVIDQFIASGEVKWGRVNGLTLMLPHGYEGQGPEHSSARLERFMQLAADNNMQVVQPTTASQIFHLLRRQMVRQFRKPLIIFTPKSLLRAKDATSPLTEFTKGEFRTVIGPNRADIDGDAVKRVICCSGKVAYDLLKKREEKKTSDVAIIRVEQLYPFPHKAFAAEMKRFPNATEVVWCQDEPQNQGAWFFVQHYVHENMLEGQKLGYAGRPASASPAVGYSHLHQEQQKALLDQAYGKLKGFVLTK is encoded by the coding sequence ATGATGCAGCAGTACCGGCTCAACTCCTACCTGTTCGGGGGCAACGCGCCCTACGTGGAGGAGTTGTACGAGGCCTACCTCGACAACCCCGGGAGCGTGCCCGACAACTGGCGCGCCTACTTCGACAACCTCCAGCACGTGCCCGCTGTCGACGGCAGCAACAGCCGCGACGTCGCCCACGCGCCCGTCATTGAGAGCTTCGCCCAGCGCGCCAAGGCCAACGCCTTCGCGCTGAAGGCCAGCGAGGCCGACCTCGCCGTCGCCCGCAAGCAGGTGCACGTGCAGAGCCTGATCGCGGCCTATCGCTTCCTCGGCAGCCGCTGGGCGGATCTCGACCCGCTCAAGCGCACCGAGCGCCCGAGGATTCCCGAACTCGAGCCGTCGTTCTACGACTTGACCGAGTCGGACTTGGACATCACCTTCTCCGCCGCGAACACGTACTTCAGCAAGTCCGAACACCTGACGCTGCGGGAGATCGTTCAGGCGCTGCGCCAGACCTACTGCGGCACCGTCGGTGCCGAGTTCATGCACTGCACCGACCCCACAGAGAAGCGCTGGTGGCAGGAGAGGCTGGAGAGCGTGCGCAGCACGCCGAGCTTCACGCCCGACGAGAAGAAGCACATCCTTGAGCGCCTGACGGCCGCCGAAGGCCTTGAGCGCTACCTTCACACCAAATATGTCGGCCAGAAGCGCTTCAGCCTCGAAGGCGGCGAGAGCTTCATCGCCAGCATGGACGAGGTCGTGCAGCGCGCCGGCACCAACGGCGTGCAGGAGATCGTCATCGGCATGGCCCACCGTGGCCGCCTGAACGTGCTCGTCAACACGCTGGGCAAGATGCCGGCCGACCTGTTTGCCGAGTTCGACCACACCGCCAAGGAAGACCTGCCCGCTGGCGACGTGAAGTACCACCAGGGCTTTTCCAGCGACGTGACCACCCCCGGCGGCCCGGTGCACCTGAGCCTGGCCTTCAACCCCAGCCACCTGGAGATCGTCAACCCGGTGGTCGAAGGCTCGGTGAAGGCGCGCATGGACCGCCGTGGCGACAAGGAAGGCGACCAGGTGCTGCCGGTGCTGGTGCACGGCGACGCCGCCTTCGCCGGCCAGGGCGTGGTCATGGAAACGCTGGCGCTGGCGCAGACGCGCGGCTACTACACGGGTGGCACCGTGCACCTGGTGGTGAACAACCAGATCGGCTTCACCACCAGCGACCCGCGCGACAGCCGCAGCACGCTTTACTGCAGTGACGTGGTCAAGATGATCGAGGCGCCGGTGCTCCACGTAAACGGCGACGACCCCGAAGCCGTGGTGCTGTGCACCCGCCTGGCCATGGACTACCGCCAGCACTTCAACAAGGACGTGGTGGTCGACATCATCTGCTTCCGCAAGCTGGGCCACAACGAGCAGGACACGCCTTCGCTCACCCAGCCGCTGATGTACAAGAAGATCGCCACGCACCCGGGCACGCGCAAGCTGTACGGCGAGAAGCTCATCGCCCAGGGCGTGCTCAAGGCCGACGGTGCCGACAGCCCCGACGGCATGGTCAAGGCCTTCCGGGCCGCCATGGACGAAGGCCGCCACACCGCCGACCCGGTGCTCACCAACTTCAAGAGCAAGTACGCCGTCGACTGGGCGCCTTTCCTCGGCAAGAAGTGGACCGACGCCGCCGACACCGCGCTTCCTCTGGCCGAGGTCAAGCGGCTGGCCGAGAAGATCACCACCATTCCAGGCAACTTCAAGCTGCACCCGCTGGTGGAGAAGGTCATCGCCGACCGCGCCGCCATGGGCCGTGGCGAGATCAACGTCGACTGGGGCATGGGCGAGACGCTGGCCTATGCCTCGCTGGTGGCCAGCGGCTATGCCGTGCGCCTGAGCGGCGAGGACTGCGGGCGCGGCACCTTCGTGCACCGCCACGCCGTCTTGCACGACCAGAACCGCGAGAAGTGGGACACCGGCACCTACGTGCCGCTGCAGAACGCGGCCGAAGGGCAGGCGCCGTTCACCGTGATCGACTCCATCCTGTCGGAAGAGGCGGTGCTGGGCTTCGAGTACGGCTACGCCAGCGCCGAGCCGAACACGCTGACGATCTGGGAAGCGCAGTTCGGCGACTTCGTCAACGGCGCGCAGGTCGTCATCGACCAGTTCATCGCCAGTGGCGAGGTGAAGTGGGGCCGCGTCAACGGCCTGACGCTGATGTTGCCGCACGGCTACGAGGGCCAGGGCCCCGAGCACAGCAGCGCGCGCCTGGAGCGCTTCATGCAGCTGGCGGCCGACAACAACATGCAGGTCGTGCAGCCGACCACGGCGAGCCAGATCTTCCACCTGCTGCGCCGGCAGATGGTGCGGCAGTTCCGCAAGCCGCTGATCATCTTCACGCCCAAGAGCCTGTTGCGCGCGAAGGACGCCACCAGCCCGCTGACCGAGTTCACCAAGGGCGAGTTCCGCACCGTCATCGGCCCCAACCGTGCCGATATCGATGGCGACGCCGTCAAGCGCGTGATCTGCTGCTCGGGCAAGGTCGCGTACGACCTGCTGAAGAAGCGCGAGGAAAAGAAGACCTCCGACGTGGCCATCATCCGCGTCGAGCAGCTGTACCCGTTCCCGCACAAGGCCTTCGCGGCCGAGATGAAGCGCTTCCCCAACGCCACCGAGGTGGTGTGGTGCCAGGACGAGCCGCAGAACCAGGGCGCCTGGTTCTTCGTGCAGCACTACGTGCACGAGAACATGCTCGAAGGCCAGAAGCTCGGTTATGCCGGGCGCCCGGCCAGCGCCTCGCCGGCGGTGGGCTACAGCCACCTGCACCAGGAGCAGCAAAAGGCGCTGCTCGACCAGGCCTACGGCAAGCTCAAGGGCTTTGTCCTTACCAAGTAA
- the odhB gene encoding 2-oxoglutarate dehydrogenase complex dihydrolipoyllysine-residue succinyltransferase, producing MSIVEVKVPQLSESVAEATLLQWKKKPGEAVAIDEILIEVETDKVVLEVPAPAAGVLAEIVQGDGATVAADQLIAKIDTAAKAGAVAAAPAPAAPAAAPAAAPATSTSKADVAMPAAAKLMADNQLAAGSVPGTGKDGRVTKGDVLGALATGAAAPKPAAAAVSVAAAPAVARPLPAVSAPSVNLGERPEQRVPMSRLRARVAERLLQSQATNAILTTFNEVNMAPLMDMRKKFLERFEKEHGVKLGFMSFFVKAAVAALKKYPVLNASVDGNDIVYHGYFDIGIAVGSPRGLVVPILRNADQMSFADIEKKIAEYGQKAKDGKLGLEELTGGTFSISNGGVFGSMLSTPIINPPQSAILGVHATKDRAVVENGQVVVRPINYLAMSYDHRIIDGREAVLGLVTMKEALEDPARLLFDI from the coding sequence ATGTCGATCGTCGAAGTCAAGGTCCCGCAATTGTCGGAATCGGTGGCCGAAGCCACCCTGCTGCAATGGAAGAAGAAGCCCGGTGAGGCCGTCGCCATCGACGAGATCCTGATCGAGGTCGAGACCGACAAAGTCGTGCTCGAGGTGCCGGCGCCGGCTGCCGGCGTGCTGGCCGAAATCGTGCAAGGCGATGGCGCCACCGTCGCCGCCGACCAGTTGATCGCGAAGATCGACACCGCCGCCAAGGCGGGTGCCGTGGCTGCCGCGCCGGCTCCGGCGGCGCCGGCTGCCGCCCCGGCTGCCGCGCCCGCCACGTCCACCAGCAAGGCCGACGTGGCGATGCCCGCCGCTGCCAAGCTGATGGCCGACAACCAGCTCGCCGCCGGTTCTGTGCCCGGCACCGGCAAGGACGGCCGCGTCACCAAGGGCGATGTGCTCGGCGCGCTGGCCACGGGTGCTGCGGCGCCGAAGCCGGCCGCTGCCGCTGTCTCCGTGGCGGCCGCGCCCGCCGTGGCCCGCCCGCTGCCGGCCGTGAGTGCCCCGAGTGTGAACCTCGGCGAGCGCCCCGAGCAGCGCGTGCCGATGAGCCGCCTGCGTGCCCGCGTGGCCGAGCGGCTGCTGCAGAGCCAGGCCACCAACGCCATCCTGACCACCTTCAACGAGGTCAACATGGCCCCGCTGATGGACATGCGCAAGAAGTTCCTGGAGAGGTTCGAGAAGGAGCACGGCGTCAAGCTCGGCTTCATGAGCTTCTTCGTCAAGGCGGCCGTGGCGGCGCTGAAGAAGTACCCGGTGCTCAACGCCTCGGTGGACGGCAACGACATCGTCTACCACGGCTACTTCGACATCGGCATCGCGGTGGGCTCGCCGCGTGGCCTGGTGGTGCCCATCCTGCGCAACGCCGACCAGATGAGCTTCGCCGACATCGAGAAGAAGATTGCCGAGTACGGCCAGAAGGCCAAGGACGGCAAGCTCGGTCTGGAGGAGCTGACCGGCGGCACCTTCTCCATCAGCAACGGCGGCGTTTTCGGCTCGATGCTGTCCACGCCCATCATCAACCCGCCGCAAAGCGCCATCCTGGGCGTGCACGCCACGAAAGACCGCGCGGTGGTGGAGAACGGCCAGGTCGTCGTGCGCCCCATCAATTACCTCGCGATGAGCTACGACCACCGCATCATCGACGGCCGCGAGGCCGTGCTGGGCCTGGTGACGATGAAGGAAGCGCTGGAAGACCCGGCCCGCCTGCTCTTCGACATCTGA
- a CDS encoding nitronate monooxygenase has protein sequence MSKLPGALARLPLPIIGAPLFIISNPRLLIAQCCAGVVGSMPALNARPAAQLDEWLHEITEGLAAWDRAHPDQPAAPFAINQIVHKSNDRLEHDMEVCARYKVPIVITSLGARTDVNDAVHAWGGVVMHDIINNFFARKAIEKGADGLIAVAAGAGGHAGTKSPFALIQEIREWFDGPLALSGSIATGGAVLAAQAMGADFAYIGSAFIATDEARAADAYKLCIVESNSDDIVYSNLFTGVHGNYLKPSIRAAGMDPDKLPESDPKAMNFGGGESAKKAWKDIWGCGQGIGAVRAVVPAAELVARLRREYGAARERCVLPSPGAGAPHLSAGS, from the coding sequence ATGTCCAAGCTTCCCGGTGCGCTGGCGCGCCTGCCGCTGCCGATCATCGGTGCGCCGCTGTTCATCATCAGCAACCCCAGGCTGCTGATCGCGCAGTGCTGCGCGGGCGTGGTGGGCAGCATGCCGGCACTCAACGCGCGCCCGGCCGCGCAGCTCGACGAGTGGCTGCACGAGATCACCGAGGGCCTGGCGGCCTGGGATCGTGCGCACCCCGATCAACCCGCGGCGCCGTTCGCCATCAACCAGATCGTGCACAAGAGCAACGACCGGCTTGAGCACGACATGGAGGTCTGCGCCCGGTACAAGGTGCCCATCGTCATCACGAGCCTGGGCGCGCGCACCGACGTGAACGATGCGGTGCACGCCTGGGGCGGCGTGGTGATGCACGACATCATCAACAACTTCTTTGCTCGCAAGGCCATCGAGAAGGGTGCCGACGGGCTCATCGCCGTGGCCGCGGGGGCTGGCGGCCATGCCGGCACCAAGAGCCCATTTGCGCTCATCCAGGAGATCCGCGAGTGGTTCGACGGCCCGCTGGCGCTGTCCGGCTCCATCGCCACCGGCGGCGCGGTGCTCGCGGCGCAGGCCATGGGTGCCGACTTCGCCTACATCGGCAGTGCCTTCATCGCCACCGACGAGGCACGCGCGGCCGATGCCTACAAGCTCTGCATCGTCGAGAGCAACTCCGACGACATCGTCTACTCCAACCTCTTCACCGGCGTGCACGGCAACTACCTCAAGCCCAGCATCCGCGCTGCCGGCATGGACCCTGACAAGCTGCCCGAGAGCGACCCCAAGGCCATGAACTTTGGCGGTGGCGAAAGCGCCAAGAAGGCCTGGAAGGACATCTGGGGCTGCGGCCAAGGCATCGGCGCGGTCAGGGCCGTGGTGCCGGCGGCCGAGCTGGTGGCGCGGCTGCGACGCGAGTACGGTGCCGCGCGCGAGCGCTGTGTTCTCCCCAGCCCAGGCGCAGGCGCGCCTCATCTCAGCGCAGGTTCGTGA
- a CDS encoding ABC transporter substrate-binding protein produces the protein MFRRRPTTARALLSAALLATTLLATPAQAQTLRWAAQNDILTLDPHSQNHATTSTILLHAYEGLVRYSATYQVEPALATKWSFTGPTTVRFELRKGVKFHDGTPFTADDVVFSFSRIRQPQGTMQIFVTGVNEVRKVDDHTVDMILAAPNPTLLRNLIDFRIMSRAWAEKNNTTRVQDYKAKEENFASRNVMGTGPFRILSWQPEQRIMMARHDGWWDKPGSNVRQVVYTPIKAEATRVAALLAGDVDLLTDVPVQDLERLSRDKRLKVVNGPEVRTIFLAPDMGSSELKHSNVKGRNPFADKRVRQALSLAIDRVAIQRSIMRGQSVPAGLIVAPGVNGWTPQLDTPVKPDPQRAKALLKEAGYPEGFEARLNCPNNRYVNDEKICQAVVAMWAHIGVKAQLASENMATFIQKVQNFDSSIYLLGWGVANYDAQYSLQSLVRTRTSGADGNFNFSRVSDPALDRLIDGMKSETDTAKRDAMIREALLRVREETLLIPLHHQIRPWVMKAGVTTVHRSDDRPEARFTNLR, from the coding sequence ATGTTCCGACGCCGCCCCACCACTGCGCGCGCGCTGCTTTCCGCGGCCCTGCTCGCCACCACCTTGTTGGCCACCCCCGCGCAGGCGCAGACCTTGCGCTGGGCCGCCCAGAACGACATCCTCACGCTGGACCCGCACTCGCAGAACCACGCCACCACCAGCACCATACTGCTGCACGCCTACGAAGGCTTGGTGCGCTACAGCGCCACCTACCAGGTGGAGCCCGCACTGGCCACGAAGTGGAGCTTCACAGGCCCGACGACGGTGCGCTTCGAACTGCGCAAGGGTGTCAAGTTCCACGACGGCACGCCCTTCACGGCCGACGACGTGGTGTTCAGCTTCAGCCGCATACGCCAGCCGCAGGGCACGATGCAGATTTTCGTGACCGGCGTGAACGAGGTGCGGAAGGTTGACGACCACACCGTCGACATGATCCTGGCCGCGCCCAACCCGACGTTGCTGCGCAACCTGATCGACTTCCGGATCATGAGCCGGGCCTGGGCCGAGAAGAACAACACCACGCGTGTGCAGGACTACAAGGCCAAGGAGGAGAACTTCGCCTCGCGCAACGTCATGGGCACGGGGCCGTTCCGCATCCTGAGTTGGCAACCTGAGCAGCGCATCATGATGGCGCGCCACGACGGCTGGTGGGACAAGCCCGGCAGCAACGTCCGTCAGGTCGTCTATACGCCCATCAAGGCCGAGGCTACGCGCGTGGCCGCTCTGTTGGCCGGCGACGTGGATCTGCTCACCGACGTGCCGGTCCAGGATCTCGAGCGTCTGTCGCGCGACAAGCGCCTGAAAGTCGTCAACGGCCCCGAGGTGCGCACGATCTTCCTCGCACCCGACATGGGCAGCTCCGAGCTGAAGCACAGCAACGTGAAGGGCAGGAATCCGTTCGCCGACAAGCGCGTCCGCCAGGCGCTGAGCCTGGCCATCGACCGCGTGGCCATCCAGCGCAGCATCATGCGCGGGCAGAGCGTCCCGGCTGGGCTGATCGTGGCGCCGGGCGTCAACGGGTGGACACCGCAGCTCGACACGCCGGTCAAGCCCGACCCTCAACGCGCCAAGGCGCTGCTCAAGGAGGCCGGCTACCCCGAGGGCTTCGAGGCGCGGCTGAATTGCCCCAACAACCGCTATGTCAACGACGAGAAGATCTGCCAGGCCGTGGTGGCGATGTGGGCGCACATTGGCGTGAAGGCCCAGCTGGCCAGCGAGAACATGGCCACCTTCATCCAGAAGGTGCAGAACTTCGACAGCAGCATCTACCTGCTGGGCTGGGGCGTGGCCAACTACGACGCGCAGTACAGCCTGCAGAGCCTGGTGCGCACGCGCACCTCGGGTGCGGACGGCAACTTCAACTTCAGCCGCGTCTCCGACCCCGCGCTCGACCGGCTGATCGACGGCATGAAGAGCGAGACCGACACGGCCAAGCGCGACGCGATGATCCGCGAAGCACTCCTGCGGGTGCGCGAAGAGACGCTGCTGATTCCCCTGCACCACCAGATCCGGCCTTGGGTGATGAAGGCCGGGGTGACCACCGTGCACCGCTCGGACGACCGGCCGGAGGCTCGTTTCACGAACCTGCGCTGA